From the Tribolium castaneum strain GA2 chromosome 2, icTriCast1.1, whole genome shotgun sequence genome, one window contains:
- the Sarm gene encoding NAD(+) hydrolase sarm1 isoform X7, with protein MSAPWPVRKGAFRSIGQSDTPLGPPPLKLVIAKNETRSLKAGDLSQQESKNMAQTNMKVKTDKFYTEQTARESEQQRQTVTSSGVYNSEKHTSSSHSYTTTTKGISTSAATTLRQISLLNGNKEEEILNMTCEDLEQLSTTSNPQEVERAIHKYSSYLDQSIKCLQKTDQAKNAPLILEKINDVMQKAWAVPTHGHELGYSLCNALRNCGGLDLLMTNCTKTDKKLQFASARLLEQCLTTENRAHVVEHGLDKVVNIACACTKNSNSVDHSRVGTGILEHLFKHSEETCSDVVRLGGLDALLFECRKSDVETLRHCAGALANLSLYGGAENQEAMINRKVPMWLFPLAFHHDDNIKYYACLAITVLVANAEIEAQVLQSGTLGLVEPFVTSHNPSEFARSNLAHAHGQSKTWLKHLVPVLSSKREEARNLAAFHFCMEAGIKAQQGNTNIFAEIGAIESLKKVASCPNAVASKYAAQALRLIGEEVPHKLSQQVPLWSAEDVEEWVKQIGFAQYAPSFVESRVDGDLLLQLTEENLREDIGLTNGIKRKRFTRELQKLKKMADYTSRDTANINTFLQTLGPEFSIYTYSLLNAGVETKEALRNISEDQLLNECTITNSIHRFRIMEGIRQLENGLANLNEDNLDKSLDVFVSYRRSNGSQLASLLKVHLQLRGFSVFIDVERLEAGKFDNNLLQSIQKAKHFLLVLTPNALERCRGDTERKDWVHREIVAALQAQCNIIPIIDNFQWPEADELPEDMRQVCHFNGVRWIHDYQDACVDKLERFMRGELSTRCTEGVKFGKGDNTPGTPANPVLARQPPSYQRMHSNDSGSGKGSDKDVNGNTGLSRD; from the exons ATGTCGGCACCGTGGCCGGTCCGAAAAGGCGCTTTCAGAAGCATTGGGCAAAGTGATACGCCGCTTGGACCACCACCACTGAAACTTGTCATCGcgaaaaac GAGACACGGTCACTGAAAGCTGGAGATCTTAGCCAACAAGAGTCGAAAAATATGGCACAGACTAATATGAAAGTCAAAACTGATAAATTCTATACGGAGCAAACAGCAAGGGAAAGTGAACAACAACGACAAACGGTCACCTCTAGTGGTGTTTACAATTCCGAAAAACACACCTCATCTAGTCACTCCTACACGACCACCACCAAAGGAATTAGCACTTCGGCAGCCACGACGTTGCGACAG ATCAGTTTACTGAACGGCAACAAAGAAGAAGAGATCCTCAACATGACCTGCGAGGACCTCGAGCAGCTCTCCACTACGTCCAACCCACAAGAAGTGGAGCGCGCCATCCACAAGTACTCCTCGTACCTCGATCAGTCAATTAAATGCCTCCAGAAGACCGACCAAGCGAAAAACGCCCCCCTAATCCTCGAGAAAATCAACGACGTGATGCAGAAAGCCTGGGCCGTGCCGACCCACGGCCACGAACTGGGCTATTCCCTCTGTAACGCGCTCCGCAACTGCGGCGGCCTGGACCTCCTCATGACAAACTGCACCAAAACCGACAAGAAACTCCAATTCGCGAGCGCCCGCCTCCTAGAACAATGCCTAACCACCGAAAACAGGGCCCACGTCGTCGAACACGGCCTCGACAAAGTGGTCAACATCGCCTGCGCTTGCACGAAAAACTCCAACTCCGTGGACCACTCCCGCGTCGGCACGGGCATCCTGGAGCACCTGTTCAAGCACAGCGAGGAAACCTGCAGCGACGTGGTCAGGCTGGGCGGCCTGGACGCCCTCCTCTTCGAATGCCGGAAGAGCGACGTGGAGACTTTGCGGCACTGCGCTGGGGCTTTGGCCAACTTGAGTTTATACGGAGGGGCGGAGAACCAGGAAGCGATGATCAATCGCAAGGTGCCGATGTGGCTGTTCCCGCTGGCCTTCCACCACGACGACAACATCAAATACTACGCCTGTTTGGCGATCACTGTCCTGGTGGCGAACGCGGAAATCGAGGCCCAAGTGCTCCAGTCGGGCACCTTGGGGCTCGTCGAGCCCTTCGTCACGTCGCACAACCCCTCCGAGTTCGCCAGGTCGAACCTGGCGCACGCACACGGCCAGAGCAAGACGTGGCTCAAGCACCTGGTGCCGGTCTTGAGCTCCAAGCGGGAGGAGGCGCGCAATTTGGCCGCCTTCCACTTTTGCATGGAAGCGGGGATCAAAGCACAGCAGGGGAACACGAATATTTTTGCCGAAATTGGCGCGATTGAATCGCTCAAAAAAGTGGCAAGTTGTCCGAACGCCGTGGCGTCGAAATACGCAGCTCAAGCCCTGAGGCTGATCGGCGAGGAAGTGCCCCACAAGCTGAGCCAACAAGTGCCCCTGTGGTCGGCTGAGGACGTGGAAGAGTGGGTCAAACAGATCGGGTTCGCACAATACGCCCCCAGTTTTGTTGAAAGTCGGGTCGATGGCGATCTTTTGCTCCAACTAACGGAGGAGAATTTACGAGAGGATATCGGGCTGACGAACGGAATCAAGCGAAAGCGGTTTACCCGCGAGTTGCAAAAGTTGAAGAAAATGGCTGATTATACGTCGAGGGACACGGCCAATATTAACACGTTTTTGCAAACGCTGGGTCCGGAGTTTAGTATTTACACGTATAGTTTGCTGAATGCGGGAGTTGAGACCAAAGAAGCGCTGAGGAATATTTCCGAGGATCAGTTGCTGAATGAGTGCACAATCACGAATTCGATTCACCGGTTTCGGATCATGGAAGGGATCAGGCAGCTGGAAAATGGGCTTGCGAATTTGAATGAGGATAATCTGGACAAGTCGTTGGACGTGTTTGTCAGTTATCGAAGGTCGAACGGATCTCAATTAGctagtttattaaaagtacATTTACAATTAAGGGGATTCAGTGTTTTTATCGATGTCGAGCGGCTGGAAGCAGGGAAATTCGATAATAATCTGCTGCAAAGTATTCAAAAAGCCAAGCATTTCTTGCTGGTGCTCACGCCGAATGCGCTCGAGAGGTGCCGAGGGGACACTGAACGGAAAGACTGGGTGCATAGA gagATTGTGGCAGCTTTGCAAGCTCAGTGTAACATTATTCCTATCattgataattttcaatgGCCGGAAGCGGACGAATTACCCGAAGATATGAGGCAAGTGTGTCACTTTAACGGAGTTCGGTGGATTCATGACTATCAGGACGCTTGCGTGGACAAATTAGAAAG GTTCATGCGAGGCGAACTGAGCACACGTTGCACCGAAGGCGTGAAGTTTGGTAAGGGCGACAACACGCCGGGAACCCCCGCGAACCCGGTCCTGGCCCGACAGCCGCCCAGTTACCAGCGAATGCACAGTAACGACTCCGGCAGTGGCAAAGGCTCCGACAAGGACGTGAACGGCAACACGGGACTCTCTAGGGATTGA